A genomic segment from Idiomarina piscisalsi encodes:
- the ntrC gene encoding nitrogen regulation protein NR(I), whose protein sequence is MTDASLWIIDDDDSIRWVLEKAFANSRYKVRAFSDSDSFFNALEQQQPSVVMTDIRMPGDDGLVVLEKLKENYPGMPVVVMTAHSDLDTTVKAFQGGAFEYLPKPFDIDEALTTVDRALRHLAENRQRAQQPKTAKVPEIIGDAPAMQDVFRAIGRLSSSSVSVLLTGETGTGKELVARALHKHSPRAEEPFIALNMAAIPADLIESELFGHERGAFTGADKKRIGRFQQANGGTLFLDEIGDMPLPVQTRLLRVLAEGQFYPVGAHQPVEVDVRVIAATHRSLETLVEKGLFRDDLYHRLNVIRLKLPPLRKRQNDIPTLAEHFLETASEELGVAVKKLSKDALSILKAYEWPGNVRQLENTCRWLTVMAPGQRVGMDDLPDDIVHRENDKRELLSTPRERSESEPFEDWLGLLVDELKRLPDDSEAVLESYQRDFEKAALEHALNRFHGHKQKAALWLGWGRNTLTRKRKNLLK, encoded by the coding sequence CGCAAACAGCCGCTATAAAGTGCGCGCGTTTTCCGACAGCGATTCGTTTTTTAACGCGCTTGAACAGCAACAGCCCAGCGTCGTCATGACGGATATTCGCATGCCCGGCGATGACGGACTGGTTGTGCTGGAGAAACTAAAAGAGAACTATCCCGGTATGCCGGTCGTGGTCATGACGGCGCATTCTGACTTAGATACGACCGTGAAAGCATTTCAGGGTGGGGCTTTTGAGTACTTACCGAAGCCATTTGATATTGATGAAGCGTTGACGACAGTAGACCGGGCTTTACGACACCTGGCTGAAAATAGACAACGTGCGCAGCAGCCGAAAACGGCCAAAGTGCCTGAAATTATTGGTGACGCACCGGCCATGCAGGATGTTTTCCGTGCCATTGGGCGACTGTCGTCATCGAGTGTGAGTGTATTGCTCACTGGCGAAACGGGTACAGGTAAAGAGTTAGTCGCTCGTGCATTGCATAAGCACAGTCCGAGAGCTGAGGAGCCTTTCATTGCATTGAATATGGCGGCGATTCCGGCGGATCTCATCGAATCGGAACTGTTTGGGCACGAGCGTGGTGCTTTTACCGGCGCGGACAAAAAACGCATTGGTCGTTTCCAGCAAGCCAATGGCGGTACGCTGTTTTTGGATGAAATAGGCGATATGCCGTTGCCTGTTCAAACCCGGCTGCTGCGTGTATTAGCCGAAGGCCAGTTTTATCCGGTGGGAGCACACCAACCGGTAGAGGTGGATGTTCGGGTTATTGCTGCGACACATCGGTCGTTGGAAACCTTGGTGGAAAAGGGGCTATTTCGAGACGATCTCTATCACCGCCTGAATGTGATTCGACTGAAATTGCCGCCGTTAAGAAAACGGCAGAATGATATTCCTACGTTAGCTGAGCACTTCCTGGAAACGGCTTCCGAAGAACTTGGTGTTGCAGTGAAAAAGCTGTCTAAAGACGCGTTAAGTATTCTAAAAGCGTATGAGTGGCCGGGCAACGTACGCCAACTAGAAAACACCTGTCGCTGGTTGACGGTTATGGCGCCGGGTCAGCGGGTGGGTATGGATGACTTACCGGATGACATTGTTCACCGGGAAAACGATAAAAGGGAGCTGTTAAGCACGCCCCGGGAGCGCAGCGAAAGTGAACCTTTTGAAGACTGGTTAGGTCTATTAGTCGATGAACTTAAAAGGCTGCCCGATGATAGCGAAGCGGTATTAGAGAGTTACCAAAGAGACTTTGAAAAAGCCGCGCTTGAGCACGCATTAAATCGGTTTCACGGACATAAACAGAAAGCCGCACTGTGGCTGGGTTGGGGCCGGAACACGCTGACCCGAAAACGG